One region of Chitinophaga varians genomic DNA includes:
- a CDS encoding thioredoxin family protein yields the protein MSQQHATLLQFFATWCYPCKVLTPIVNAVETKMNNQLQVSRIDIDQEEDLASRFHIMAVPTLVLIKDNTEIWRHTGVLSEQELKTALGSALSGKL from the coding sequence ATGAGCCAGCAACACGCAACGCTACTACAGTTCTTTGCCACCTGGTGTTACCCGTGCAAAGTGCTGACGCCCATCGTCAACGCGGTGGAAACCAAAATGAATAACCAGCTTCAGGTGAGCCGTATTGATATTGACCAGGAAGAAGACCTGGCCAGCCGTTTTCATATAATGGCCGTGCCCACCCTGGTGCTCATAAAAGACAACACGGAAATATGGCGCCATACCGGCGTACTGTCTGAACAGGAACTCAAAACAGCGCTGGGATCAGCGCTGTCCGGCAAGCT
- a CDS encoding helix-turn-helix domain-containing protein, with translation MSYLKNTFREVNNPQDFKQEYLSSPAHSFCEACDNIAQQQTSNFFEIATLEQLKRLHKNKTFSATRRKFYSIILLTGGTVQETIGYNTYTFEPGVLYFIPESQLHAIHHWSEDVTGYHCIFDADYFLLCLKNQVKLHQYPFFQHDKKPFIRLSSAETEMVADLFNKLRKEYCNRQTFNDDLLVRLYLNVLLIETERIFLALHSEADPHMPRKEQLVASFKNLVTKHYHEYKQVSDYAKLLFVNPHHLNDTVKEITGNPASSFIHRQLITEAKAQLIQSSESIADIASHLNFADQSYFCRFFKKHTGITPMQYRHGHRHHGH, from the coding sequence ACTCTTTCTGCGAGGCCTGCGATAATATTGCACAGCAACAGACCAGCAATTTTTTCGAGATAGCCACGCTGGAGCAACTGAAGCGTCTGCATAAAAACAAGACTTTCTCCGCCACCCGCCGCAAGTTTTATTCTATCATTCTACTGACAGGCGGCACTGTACAGGAAACCATCGGGTACAATACCTATACCTTTGAGCCGGGAGTGCTGTACTTTATTCCCGAAAGCCAGCTGCATGCGATTCACCACTGGAGCGAAGATGTAACCGGTTACCACTGTATTTTCGACGCAGACTATTTCCTCCTTTGTTTGAAAAATCAGGTCAAGCTGCACCAATACCCTTTCTTTCAGCACGATAAAAAACCGTTTATCCGTTTGTCTTCCGCTGAAACCGAAATGGTGGCGGACCTGTTCAACAAGTTAAGGAAAGAATATTGTAACCGGCAGACATTCAACGACGACCTGCTGGTACGTTTATACCTCAACGTATTATTGATAGAAACAGAGCGGATATTCCTGGCGCTGCACAGCGAAGCCGATCCGCACATGCCCCGCAAAGAGCAGCTGGTAGCCTCGTTTAAGAACCTCGTCACTAAACATTATCACGAATACAAACAAGTATCGGACTATGCCAAACTGCTGTTTGTAAATCCGCATCACCTGAATGACACCGTCAAAGAAATCACGGGGAATCCGGCCAGCAGCTTTATCCACCGGCAACTGATCACGGAAGCCAAAGCACAGCTGATACAAAGCAGCGAGAGTATTGCAGACATTGCGAGTCATCTCAACTTCGCCGACCAATCGTATTTCTGCCGTTTCTTCAAAAAACATACAGGCATCACGCCCATGCAGTACCGCCATGGCCACCGGCATCATGGGCATTAA